The proteins below come from a single Edaphobacter acidisoli genomic window:
- the dnaB gene encoding replicative DNA helicase, which translates to MATFPHLVGKEDERPASVHAETTILGAMLVEPVAIVDATMLLVADDFSLDSHRRIYAAMVHLAEAGHAVDIVTVGEELRRRKELDSIGGLPYLASLSEGLPRKLSIESYVRIVRDKSLMRQLMTVCDMGMVDAADQSQQALDVLNNVSQRLVEISEHAVTGGFSDIGAIVKDSFGSIDALYEQGREVTGLATHYIDFDRMTSGLQESELIIIAARPSMGKTAWAINIAENAAVKGGSTVAVFSLEMSKASLLRRMLASQAEVNSKAIQTGMLMKDDRQKLIRGLEKLMEAKIFIDDTPGITLAEMRAKARRLKQQQGRLDLIVIDYLQLMTGSMAANQRTFENRTQEVSAISRGLKALAKEMKVPVVALSQLSRASEQRGGDKKPMLSDLRESGSIEQDADVVCFIHREEYYDRENEDLKGKAEIIIAKQRNGPTGSVPMAYLADYTRFENLQPGGDSGGY; encoded by the coding sequence ATGGCTACCTTTCCACATCTGGTTGGCAAAGAAGATGAGCGGCCTGCGTCGGTCCATGCGGAGACGACGATTCTGGGCGCGATGCTGGTTGAGCCGGTGGCGATTGTCGATGCGACGATGCTGCTGGTGGCTGATGACTTTTCGCTGGATTCGCACCGCAGAATTTATGCGGCGATGGTGCATCTGGCCGAGGCTGGGCACGCGGTCGATATTGTTACGGTCGGCGAGGAGTTGCGGCGGCGCAAGGAATTGGATTCGATTGGCGGATTGCCTTATCTGGCTTCGCTGAGCGAAGGGTTGCCGCGGAAACTGAGCATTGAGAGCTACGTGCGCATTGTGCGCGACAAGAGCCTGATGCGGCAGTTGATGACGGTGTGCGACATGGGCATGGTGGACGCCGCGGACCAGAGCCAGCAGGCGCTTGACGTGCTGAACAATGTGAGCCAGCGGCTGGTGGAGATTTCGGAGCACGCGGTGACGGGCGGGTTCTCTGACATTGGCGCGATTGTGAAGGACTCGTTTGGGTCGATTGATGCGCTGTATGAGCAGGGGCGCGAGGTGACGGGGCTGGCGACGCACTATATCGACTTTGACAGAATGACGAGCGGGTTGCAGGAGTCGGAGCTGATTATTATTGCCGCGCGGCCTTCGATGGGCAAGACGGCCTGGGCGATCAACATTGCTGAAAATGCTGCGGTGAAGGGCGGCAGTACGGTGGCGGTGTTTTCGCTGGAGATGTCGAAGGCAAGTTTGCTGAGGAGAATGCTGGCTTCACAGGCGGAGGTGAACTCGAAGGCGATTCAGACGGGCATGTTGATGAAGGATGACAGGCAGAAACTGATTCGTGGGCTTGAGAAGCTGATGGAGGCGAAGATCTTTATCGATGACACGCCTGGGATAACTCTCGCCGAGATGCGTGCGAAGGCTCGGCGCTTGAAACAGCAGCAGGGGCGGCTGGATTTGATTGTGATTGACTATCTGCAACTGATGACGGGCTCGATGGCGGCGAACCAGCGGACGTTTGAGAACAGGACGCAGGAGGTGTCGGCTATTTCGCGTGGGCTGAAGGCGCTGGCGAAGGAGATGAAGGTGCCGGTGGTTGCGCTCTCGCAGCTTTCGCGTGCGAGCGAGCAGCGGGGCGGCGACAAGAAGCCAATGCTGAGCGATCTGCGCGAGTCGGGCTCGATTGAGCAGGATGCCGACGTGGTGTGCTTCATTCACCGTGAGGAGTATTACGATCGCGAGAATGAAGATCTGAAGGGCAAGGCGGAGATCATTATCGCCAAGCAGAGAAATGGGCCGACGGGGAGCGTTCCGATGGCGTATCTGGCGGACTATACGCGGTTTGAGAACCTGCAGCCGGGTGGGGATTCGGGCGGGTACTGA
- a CDS encoding VOC family protein produces MTHKSNKTAKRQSAINWFEIPCADLDRATSFYETLLDTKLARDAMEGGAIFDHTDEHGIGGTLVKRTFLKPGTQGAMVYLNCNGRLDEVLGRVREAGGLVLQPKTAVPGGHGHFACLRDSEGNHIGLHSY; encoded by the coding sequence ATGACCCACAAGAGCAATAAGACCGCAAAGCGGCAGAGCGCGATCAACTGGTTCGAGATTCCCTGCGCTGACCTGGACCGCGCAACGAGTTTTTATGAGACGCTGCTGGATACGAAGCTGGCGCGCGATGCGATGGAAGGCGGCGCGATCTTCGACCACACGGATGAACATGGCATTGGCGGGACGCTGGTGAAGAGAACGTTTTTGAAACCCGGCACGCAGGGAGCGATGGTTTATCTGAACTGCAATGGCAGGCTGGATGAGGTGCTGGGGCGTGTGCGCGAGGCCGGTGGACTGGTGTTGCAGCCGAAGACGGCGGTGCCGGGCGGGCATGGACACTTTGCGTGTCTGCGCGATTCGGAAGGCAACCACATTGGTCTGCATTCCTACTAA
- a CDS encoding helix-turn-helix transcriptional regulator: MRRADRLFRIVQFLRSGRLLTAQKLAEKLEVSQRTIYRDVQDLQASGMPIEGEAGVGYTLRRDEDLPPLMFTREELTALVLGARLVRAWGGAENVAAANQALQRIEAVLPAELRNDFDSILLYAPGFRMTKLLRDRLDMLHAACKTQRVVRFGYVKEDGTASERDVRPLLLAFWSGAWTLAAWCELREDFRTFRMDRMQEVAVLERTFVPKRGQRIEDYLKMLPAQDRHLFG; the protein is encoded by the coding sequence ATGCGACGAGCCGATCGACTATTCAGGATCGTCCAGTTTCTGCGCTCGGGCCGGTTGCTGACGGCGCAGAAGCTGGCGGAGAAGCTGGAAGTTTCGCAGCGCACGATCTATCGCGACGTGCAGGACCTGCAGGCTTCGGGTATGCCGATTGAAGGCGAAGCCGGTGTTGGCTACACGCTGAGGCGCGATGAGGACCTTCCACCACTGATGTTTACACGCGAAGAACTGACGGCGCTGGTGCTGGGTGCGAGGCTGGTGCGGGCGTGGGGCGGTGCGGAGAATGTTGCCGCAGCGAACCAGGCTTTGCAGCGGATTGAGGCGGTGCTGCCGGCGGAGCTGCGGAATGACTTCGACTCGATTCTGCTGTATGCGCCGGGGTTTCGCATGACGAAGCTGCTGCGCGATCGGCTGGATATGCTGCATGCAGCGTGCAAGACGCAGCGGGTGGTGCGGTTTGGATATGTGAAGGAAGACGGCACGGCGAGCGAGCGCGATGTGCGTCCGCTGCTGCTGGCTTTCTGGAGCGGCGCGTGGACGCTGGCGGCGTGGTGCGAGCTGCGCGAAGATTTCCGCACGTTTCGCATGGACCGGATGCAGGAGGTTGCGGTGCTGGAGCGGACGTTTGTGCCGAAGCGCGGGCAGCGGATTGAGGATTATCTGAAGATGCTTCCGGCACAGGACCGGCATTTGTTTGGGTGA
- a CDS encoding Ig-like domain-containing protein, translated as MARCLLESKEPGIESRCAPLAGVCRWNALEAKTLARQESYMFHRPGVSGLLLLSVAAFLVGCSNPRGLDTISVSPTAQALAVGQTVQIAAVGTYGNASHPSTQNLSSGVSWTSSTPAVATVSSSGLVTAVGGGSTTITANADAFNGPVSASAIITVSGGVNGGGTNAGGNLLSLTLIPSAVTVGNLQDTGQFLAIGTFSTAPTVRDLTNSTMLTWISSAPSVFPISNNDPNNTGGNPGATAGVVTAYGSGNATIIAKATNSDGTIQTATATFNCPLVLPNPPQTPGSCYPGSQAPSLLATITVYNEGLNTTNWLVTAPSATGTPNVLHCGPGSVGANLGGSVCTATYPVGATVTLTAPNTGAKFGGWSYNCGNTGTITQAGPNTCTVTLTTNDTVGAIFN; from the coding sequence ATGGCTCGCTGTTTGCTTGAAAGCAAAGAGCCGGGTATCGAGAGCCGCTGTGCGCCGCTGGCAGGTGTCTGCCGCTGGAACGCGCTGGAGGCGAAGACTCTCGCCCGTCAGGAGAGCTATATGTTCCATCGCCCAGGTGTTTCGGGACTCTTGCTTCTCTCAGTTGCTGCTTTTCTTGTAGGGTGCTCTAACCCCAGGGGGTTGGACACCATTAGCGTTTCGCCGACGGCACAGGCGCTGGCGGTGGGCCAGACGGTGCAGATTGCTGCGGTCGGGACGTATGGCAATGCGAGCCATCCGTCGACGCAGAACCTGTCGAGCGGAGTGAGCTGGACTTCGAGCACGCCGGCTGTTGCAACCGTGAGCTCTTCCGGGCTGGTGACGGCTGTGGGTGGCGGCTCGACGACGATTACGGCCAATGCGGATGCATTTAACGGGCCGGTGAGCGCCAGTGCGATCATCACCGTTTCGGGGGGCGTCAACGGAGGCGGAACCAATGCGGGTGGAAACCTATTGTCGCTCACGCTGATTCCCAGCGCGGTCACGGTGGGCAATCTTCAGGACACGGGACAGTTTCTGGCGATTGGGACCTTCTCGACAGCGCCAACGGTTCGTGACCTGACAAACTCGACGATGCTGACCTGGATCTCTTCTGCGCCCAGTGTCTTCCCAATCAGTAACAATGACCCGAACAATACGGGAGGAAATCCGGGAGCGACCGCCGGGGTTGTTACTGCGTATGGAAGCGGCAACGCGACGATTATTGCCAAGGCGACGAACAGCGATGGAACCATTCAGACGGCGACGGCGACGTTCAACTGCCCTCTGGTTCTGCCGAATCCGCCACAGACTCCTGGCTCTTGCTATCCGGGATCGCAGGCACCGTCGCTGCTGGCGACGATCACTGTTTATAACGAAGGGCTGAATACGACGAATTGGCTGGTGACTGCACCCTCGGCTACAGGAACGCCGAACGTGCTTCATTGCGGGCCCGGCTCGGTTGGCGCCAACCTGGGAGGATCGGTTTGCACGGCGACGTATCCAGTTGGCGCGACCGTGACTCTGACTGCGCCCAACACCGGAGCCAAATTCGGAGGATGGTCTTATAACTGTGGCAACACAGGGACGATTACTCAGGCTGGGCCGAATACATGCACGGTTACGTTGACGACGAACGATACTGTGGGGGCGATCTTCAACTGA
- a CDS encoding ABC transporter permease → MQRMFAIVEREMRKFFRSPALMMVSMTLPLVQLVILGNAFGGKIRNARMGVVDYDHGSQALKIKEDFNAIAVNIRTFTTVPYDNEQQAREDVRTGKIDGAVIIPAQYSRRVLAGDSPSIGLVVDNTDQVMSSALEAEMQSLVDALNAPVIQPYVVQQITLKIVELYPYVEYMKYLLSGSIALAMYVAVMIGGGMLYIDDKARGVHEGYLVTPITRLELVLGLNIAGALKAILSGISLTLIGTLLSGIGVIFHPMALIQLSLLIVAISIAFNGMMFLMMVRVEDPLVPRAMFGVLNTLLFFPSGAISPITGFPKWLRAIAVVDPFTYAVHGFKSILLKDGGFTAIWPDITFLMLFGVGSLLIATPLFKRTL, encoded by the coding sequence ATGCAACGAATGTTTGCAATCGTCGAACGCGAGATGCGCAAGTTCTTCCGTTCCCCTGCGCTGATGATGGTCTCGATGACGCTGCCTCTCGTACAGCTCGTCATCCTCGGCAACGCCTTCGGCGGCAAGATCCGCAACGCCCGCATGGGCGTCGTCGACTACGACCACGGCTCCCAGGCGCTCAAGATCAAGGAAGACTTCAACGCCATCGCCGTCAACATCCGCACCTTCACCACCGTTCCGTATGACAACGAGCAGCAGGCGCGCGAAGACGTCCGCACCGGCAAAATCGACGGCGCCGTCATCATCCCCGCACAGTACTCGCGCCGCGTCCTCGCCGGAGACTCACCCTCCATCGGCCTCGTCGTCGACAACACCGACCAGGTCATGAGCTCCGCGCTCGAAGCCGAGATGCAGTCGCTCGTCGACGCCCTCAACGCGCCCGTCATCCAGCCCTATGTCGTCCAGCAGATCACGCTCAAGATCGTCGAGCTCTACCCCTACGTCGAGTACATGAAGTACCTGCTCTCCGGCTCCATCGCGCTCGCCATGTACGTCGCCGTCATGATCGGCGGCGGCATGTTGTACATCGACGACAAAGCCCGCGGCGTGCACGAAGGCTACCTCGTCACGCCCATCACGCGGCTCGAACTCGTCCTCGGCCTCAACATCGCGGGTGCGCTCAAGGCCATCCTCTCCGGCATCAGCCTCACCCTTATCGGCACGCTGCTCTCCGGCATAGGAGTCATCTTTCATCCCATGGCGCTTATACAGCTCTCGCTGTTGATCGTCGCCATCTCCATCGCCTTCAACGGCATGATGTTCCTGATGATGGTGCGTGTCGAAGACCCACTCGTCCCGCGCGCCATGTTCGGCGTGCTCAACACGCTGCTCTTCTTCCCCAGCGGAGCCATCTCACCCATCACAGGCTTCCCCAAGTGGCTCCGCGCCATTGCAGTCGTAGACCCATTCACCTACGCAGTCCACGGCTTCAAATCCATCCTCCTTAAAGATGGAGGCTTCACCGCCATCTGGCCCGACATCACCTTCCTGATGCTCTTCGGCGTCGGCTCACTCCTCATCGCCACCCCACTCTTCAAGCGCACCCTGTAG
- a CDS encoding ABC transporter ATP-binding protein has product MSAVPAIAVQNIIKRYGDFEAVKGITFDVAEGEIFGLLGPNGAGKSTLIRMMTTLIPVTAGKALIAGHDVMKDSDAVRRLIGVIPQALTSDIDLTVEENLTIYAKLYEVPKATRNRNIDELLEAVDLTKWRDAQTKTLSGGMRRRLEIARGLVHNPRIFFLDEPTTGLDPVSRVAVWEMLNNLKEQRHLTMLITTHYMDEADRLCDRIAIVDHGKLVALDTPMALKASVPGNNVVEVQFTKDSPAWPERLERLAGVTSVESQSAGMYRVLTSNGSLTTTQLVEMATAQNETLKSLNVQNTTLDDVFVHYTGRQLRDEQVKAAGFIMPPRPGMQP; this is encoded by the coding sequence GAACATCATCAAGCGCTACGGCGACTTCGAAGCCGTCAAAGGCATCACCTTCGACGTAGCCGAAGGCGAGATCTTCGGTCTGCTCGGCCCCAACGGCGCAGGCAAATCCACGCTCATCCGCATGATGACGACGCTCATCCCCGTCACGGCCGGCAAAGCCCTCATCGCCGGTCACGACGTCATGAAAGACTCCGACGCCGTGCGCCGCCTCATCGGCGTCATTCCGCAGGCGCTCACCAGCGACATCGACCTCACCGTCGAAGAAAACCTCACCATCTACGCCAAGCTCTACGAGGTCCCCAAAGCCACGCGCAACCGCAACATCGACGAGCTGCTCGAAGCCGTCGACCTCACCAAGTGGCGCGACGCCCAAACCAAAACCCTCTCCGGAGGCATGCGCCGCCGCCTCGAAATCGCCCGCGGCCTCGTCCACAACCCACGCATCTTCTTCCTCGACGAACCCACCACCGGCCTTGATCCCGTCTCCCGCGTCGCCGTCTGGGAGATGCTCAACAACCTCAAAGAGCAGCGGCACCTCACCATGCTCATTACCACCCACTACATGGACGAGGCCGACCGCCTCTGCGACCGCATCGCCATCGTCGATCACGGCAAGCTCGTCGCGCTCGACACGCCCATGGCGCTCAAAGCCAGCGTCCCCGGTAACAACGTTGTCGAAGTCCAGTTCACAAAAGATTCGCCTGCGTGGCCCGAGCGCCTCGAACGCCTCGCCGGCGTCACCTCGGTCGAATCGCAGTCGGCAGGCATGTACCGCGTCCTCACCTCCAACGGCTCACTCACCACCACGCAACTCGTCGAGATGGCCACCGCGCAGAACGAAACCCTGAAGTCCCTCAACGTGCAGAACACCACACTCGACGACGTCTTCGTCCACTACACCGGCCGCCAGTTGCGCGACGAACAAGTCAAAGCAGCCGGCTTCATCATGCCCCCGCGCCCCGGAATGCAACCGTAG